In Nonomuraea sp. NBC_00507, the following are encoded in one genomic region:
- a CDS encoding L,D-transpeptidase family protein, producing MSTKVRGIAALILACGLPFLVSTPTGAEEETGTEVAVLKPGDRGESVTLLQQRLHNRGYYYGKINGVYDEQTMFAVWAVQKSGGLRPNGTVGPEVWKALEGPSRNRPMVPNGGADRVEIDLRDQLLTVYRHNRPVLISHISSGAEQPFCLNGHCGNAVTPTGDFRVTRRAPGWTTGRLGAMYNSLYFVGGVAMHGATRVPPWPASHGCVRLPLAVSKRLYELVGIGDRVYVRGKI from the coding sequence ATGAGCACAAAGGTACGGGGAATTGCCGCTCTGATTCTCGCCTGTGGCCTGCCTTTCCTGGTGAGCACGCCCACCGGAGCGGAGGAGGAAACGGGCACGGAGGTGGCGGTCCTGAAGCCGGGCGACCGCGGCGAGAGCGTCACGCTGCTGCAGCAGCGGCTGCATAACCGCGGCTACTACTACGGCAAGATCAACGGTGTCTACGACGAGCAGACCATGTTCGCGGTCTGGGCCGTGCAGAAGAGCGGCGGGCTGAGGCCGAACGGCACGGTCGGCCCGGAGGTCTGGAAGGCGCTGGAGGGGCCGAGCCGCAACCGCCCCATGGTCCCCAACGGGGGTGCGGACAGGGTCGAGATCGACCTGCGCGACCAATTGCTCACCGTCTACCGCCACAACCGGCCGGTCCTGATCTCACACATCTCCTCCGGCGCCGAGCAGCCGTTCTGCCTCAACGGGCACTGCGGGAACGCGGTCACCCCGACCGGGGACTTCCGCGTCACGCGGCGGGCGCCCGGCTGGACGACCGGGCGGCTGGGCGCGATGTACAACTCGCTCTACTTCGTCGGCGGCGTCGCGATGCACGGTGCGACGCGCGTGCCGCCGTGGCCTGCCTCGCACGGCTGCGTACGCCTGCCGCTGGCCGTCTCCAAGCGCCTGTACGAGCTTGTCGGGATCGGCGACCGCGTGTACGTGCGCGGCAAGATCTAA
- a CDS encoding HAD family hydrolase, with protein MVTGVLIDWGGVLTTSLSDAIAKWIEADRIDGEHYRHVMREMVDHAYNGDGESTIHALERGELDGPSFERDLAARLLTLDGVPPVADGLLARMFAGFERVEAMYDMLRDVREHGVKTCLVSNSWSNEYPRDDWDGLFDAVVISGEIGMRKPEPRIFHYALGQVGLPGEECVFIDDIEANIVAARALGMTGIHHRDTNSTLSELESLLRLTLRRAS; from the coding sequence GTGGTCACGGGTGTGCTGATCGACTGGGGCGGGGTGCTCACGACCAGCCTCTCCGACGCCATCGCCAAATGGATCGAAGCGGACCGGATCGACGGCGAGCACTATCGCCACGTGATGCGCGAGATGGTCGACCACGCCTACAACGGCGACGGCGAGAGCACCATCCACGCGCTCGAACGGGGCGAGCTCGACGGGCCCTCCTTCGAGCGCGATCTCGCCGCCCGCCTGCTGACCCTGGACGGGGTGCCGCCGGTGGCCGACGGGCTGCTCGCCCGCATGTTCGCGGGGTTCGAGCGGGTCGAGGCGATGTACGACATGCTGCGCGACGTGCGCGAGCACGGCGTCAAGACCTGCTTGGTGTCCAACTCCTGGTCCAATGAATACCCGCGGGACGACTGGGACGGGCTCTTCGACGCGGTGGTGATCTCCGGCGAGATCGGCATGCGCAAGCCCGAGCCGCGCATCTTCCACTACGCGCTCGGCCAGGTCGGCCTGCCGGGCGAGGAGTGCGTGTTCATCGACGACATCGAGGCCAACATCGTGGCCGCCCGCGCGCTCGGCATGACCGGGATCCACCACCGCGACACGAACTCGACCCTTTCGGAACTCGAGTCTCTCCTACGCCTCACGTTGCGGCGGGCATCATAG
- a CDS encoding HAD family hydrolase: protein MTKHIVWDWNGTLFHDIDAVVGATNEVFKPYALPALTADGFRAVYTRPIWVAYERLLGRPLADGEWELLDNGFHEHYYRLSDACGLAADAELVLTGWTGSQSLCSMAPHAHLVPKVDSFGISRHFTRIDGLLGTTGGEKAAHMTAHIQAMGVDPGEILVIGDSVDDGLAAKYVGAKAVLYTGGMTTRAELQSTGLPVVDTLADALDYA, encoded by the coding sequence ATGACGAAGCACATTGTCTGGGATTGGAACGGCACGCTGTTCCACGACATCGACGCCGTGGTCGGGGCCACCAACGAGGTCTTCAAGCCATACGCGCTGCCCGCGCTGACCGCCGACGGCTTCCGAGCCGTCTACACGCGGCCCATCTGGGTCGCCTACGAGCGCCTGCTGGGCCGTCCGCTCGCCGACGGTGAGTGGGAGCTGCTGGACAACGGGTTCCACGAGCACTACTACCGGCTGAGCGACGCCTGCGGGCTGGCCGCCGACGCCGAGCTCGTGCTCACCGGCTGGACCGGCAGCCAGTCGCTCTGCTCGATGGCGCCGCACGCGCACCTGGTGCCCAAGGTCGACTCGTTCGGCATCAGCAGGCACTTCACCAGGATCGACGGGCTGCTCGGCACCACGGGCGGCGAGAAAGCCGCGCACATGACGGCCCACATCCAGGCCATGGGCGTGGACCCGGGCGAGATCCTGGTGATCGGCGACAGTGTGGACGACGGGCTCGCGGCCAAGTATGTGGGGGCCAAGGCCGTGCTCTACACCGGCGGCATGACGACGCGGGCCGAGCTGCAGAGCACCGGGCTGCCGGTGGTCGACACGCTGGCCGACGCCCTGGATTACGCCTAA
- a CDS encoding DUF6912 family protein has translation MRVYLPCTLPALAKAVEAGELGPAPLTGYAVTPALTEWYASGDTEELEYVALTEAARASLRMLAADRADGVAAAPRRVVVAAEVPDGAVSAGVDLEERARVRLSEPVPLAKVASVHIDDSGATPDIEAAIGALPAADQGDDDARFTVDGAEAHELMWYATQEIPDLLRSPSS, from the coding sequence ATGCGCGTCTATCTGCCGTGCACTCTCCCGGCCCTGGCCAAGGCAGTCGAAGCGGGAGAGCTGGGCCCGGCCCCGCTGACCGGCTACGCGGTGACCCCAGCCCTGACCGAGTGGTACGCCTCGGGGGACACCGAGGAGCTCGAGTACGTCGCACTGACCGAGGCGGCCCGCGCCTCGCTGCGGATGCTGGCCGCCGACCGCGCCGACGGCGTGGCGGCCGCGCCCCGCCGCGTGGTGGTGGCCGCCGAGGTGCCGGACGGCGCGGTCTCCGCGGGCGTCGATCTCGAGGAACGCGCGCGGGTCCGCCTGTCCGAGCCGGTCCCGCTGGCCAAGGTGGCTTCGGTGCACATCGACGATTCCGGCGCGACTCCCGACATCGAGGCGGCGATCGGCGCGTTGCCCGCCGCCGACCAGGGCGACGACGACGCCCGGTTCACAGTGGACGGGGCGGAGGCCCACGAGCTCATGTGGTACGCGACGCAAGAGATCCCAGACCTGCTGAGGTCACCCTCGTCGTGA